TGACATCTCCCAAACACAGTTCCCCACAATCCTCAACCAAAAGGCAACAGAGACAGCTGTGAGGTCTGATTTGGAAACCACCACTAGTCTTCCTGCCCAACCAACAGCAACCTTCAGGGAGGAAACAGCCACACCCAGTGAGCCAGGCTCGAGTCCCAGCCCAGAAGCCCCTGCAGCCACCCAAGTTGCCACTCCTGGCCTGTCCACCTTGGATTTCCTAGGAACCAAAGAGCTTAACGTACCCCAGAAGTCGGGCCCTAAAGGTCCAGATacccctcctccctcagctcGGATTGCAGGCCCCCCAGCTACTATAGACAAGCCCAATCAGGTAGCCCCTGGGATGCTGCAGGCCCCTCAGAGACACAGCCGAGGAGAGACAGTCAACACTATCATCGTGGTGGAACGGGTGAAGGAGACTGGTGAGGGTCTCAAGGCAGAGGGCTGGGCCTGGGCggtgggtctgagggaggagggctgggcctgggcggtgggtctgagggaggagggctgggcctgcaccctgggtctgagggaggaacGCAGAGCCTGGAGGAGTCTTGGCtgtgagggaggaggctgggtcTGAAGGATGAAGCACTCAGTTCAAATGGCTGTGTCATCTCTCAGGGGTGACTCTGGTCAGCCGCCCACGAGGCTCCATCAGTGGGGCCCTGTGCCTGTTTTTCGCGGGGACCGGGATGCTAATTGGCATCTTCCTCCTGCTGTGGTGTCTGTACCGCCGAGCCTCCAGACACAGGTCCTTCGCACACCACCGGCTCCAGGACAGCGGGGAGGAGCCAGGTGAGTTCTCGCTCTCTCTGGGATGCCCTCAGGGTGCCTTATCCAGTTCTGGGGACTTAGCACTCCCTTCTAAAGAACACAGACCcaagctggagaactggctcagaagctaccagaggacccagattcaattcccagcacacacatggcagctcataactgtctgtagctccagtttcaggtggtgtgacaccttcacacagacatacatgcaagcaaaacacgagtgcacatgaaataaaataattaaaaaaaagaaaaacacagacccCCCTTCCTGTCCCAGGTAAGTGTAAAGTCTGGTCCCTATGTCTGAAATGATTCCCCCCTCCaccatcctcctcctctgagatatgatctcactgtgtagacacacacatacacacatacacacatacacacacacgcacaagcctGACCCCACCCTCGCCCCTGCAGTCTTGCACCTGGACGCCCCGAAGGACCCCGTGGACCTCTACTTCTATGCCCCCGACGCGTGGGTGCCCTCGCACATCGCCACGCAGCAGCCGCCTCCCACGCCCGCACTGCCGCCCAAGCTGCCCCCTCCGCCCCGCGGGCCGCAGCGCCTGGAAGCCCTGTCGCCGGCCGCGCTGTCTCCCAACTTTGTCTGAAGGCAGCAGCACCGCAGGCCCGAGCCAGCCTCGACGCCCAGAGGAGCCGCAGAGCCAAGCAGAGCTTCCCAATAAaccaccttccccctccccagcgTCTGCATCTGCGCCCAGTGCTTGGCgaagggcgggggtgggggggggggctcagtggagaaactgaggcccgggGTGGAGGCTGGGTTTGCACACACGCGCTCCCTAGGCCAGGACGTAGCTTGGGGCCGATGGAGGACCCACATCCGGCGACAGCCTAGTCTGTACACCAAAGCGTTTATTGGGAGTGGacggggcagggcagggcagggttcacggcacagagacagacaccaggacACAGCCCTGCCCCGGGAGCAGCCCCTGCCCCCAAGCCTgctcctctcccaccccttcccc
The nucleotide sequence above comes from Microtus ochrogaster isolate Prairie Vole_2 unplaced genomic scaffold, MicOch1.0 UNK14, whole genome shotgun sequence. Encoded proteins:
- the Gfy gene encoding Golgi-associated olfactory signaling regulator, which translates into the protein MQPFSPIFFLLFLLGCLGSKAAPPASLPMGSDPQEMVQPSRMPTGALESSPGDGPTPGYPATVLSELKTPPSASPHIPRKNLSEIPSLSLSLSDSPETPMPAQLTTSGTESQNASQTNPSKATLPESSETPKPDLTAISQSGFLETQNPDPFTASPPESPNAEHIDPTPTAHQDSPEAPKEHTPQITPGEEPKTPSPGPTQLFSSKSLGTYNPGTPRTLNSALLPTTHPDLTETPQPASLITHNSNTTDISQTQFPTILNQKATETAVRSDLETTTSLPAQPTATFREETATPSEPGSSPSPEAPAATQVATPGLSTLDFLGTKELNVPQKSGPKGPDTPPPSARIAGPPATIDKPNQVAPGMLQAPQRHSRGETVNTIIVVERVKETGVTLVSRPRGSISGALCLFFAGTGMLIGIFLLLWCLYRRASRHRSFAHHRLQDSGEEPVLHLDAPKDPVDLYFYAPDAWVPSHIATQQPPPTPALPPKLPPPPRGPQRLEALSPAALSPNFV